GAGTCACGGTATGTCAGTAGATTCAGCATTTCCCCTAAACTACTGACTACAGCACACAGCACATTCAAAAACCAACCCCAGTCATCAGTTTTCCAGTGTCAAAACAGGCcaagctgcaggagcacaggttCAGCCCCCAGACACCGTGTTTGCCCTTTTGTTCTCCCAGTCCTGAGCGTGGTGCTGATAAGGTAAAGATttacctgcagagctgcctggctgggctgtgagCACAGAGGTGACAGCAGGTGTCCCCAACACGGGGGTGGGACAGCACAGCTACACGCTGTTGTGTTTTCAGAATAAAACCCCAGCCTGCATCGAATACGCTACACCAACAAATGTTGGTGTTCCAGTCAATGTGTATGCCTTCAAAATGGTGCTATAAGAAAGGCAATTTAAATTTCTGTGATTACTCAAGTTCAGCTGGTAGCACCAATAGGAGCAGAATCCAGGCTCTGATTTGTTTTGGATATACATTAAAGAATTCAGCTAATAATTGACCTACCATATCATCTGAACCTATGCACCTCATCTCAGCCTCGACTGATTTGAGCCCAGAAAAGCAACgaaattcagaaagaaaggCTTAATTCTGTGATCCGCATTCTTAATTTCAATCACATTCAGAAACATCAGTGCTGCTGTTATTAAAGATACTGGGAGTTTTGAGAATGGGCCAAGTCCTTTCCTGATTAAAATCAGCAGAAATTTTCCTGGAGTAATCAAAAAAGAATCAAGCTGTATCTTTACTGTGGCATCATGAAAAGACATCGCTCTGTAAAACTCAGGCTTCTGTACAGACTAAATCTGAACTGCACCTGTCAAATTCTAGAGTCAAGAATGTGTTCACATGCCTTAAAAATGAGTTTATGTCAATGACTAATTTCTAAACCTAGTGAAAAAGCTGATCTAGTGGCATCAGAGGGGCATGTAACCCCCCAAACATTCAGAGTCCCGCAGCTGTGCTGTTATAGCAGGGCAGAAGTGAGGCAGTGGAGAAGCATCCTTTCCCcctcaaaatccttttcttttctgcaaTTTCCTAAGAGATGGCAACCCATGTTCCTGGGAGTTGTATGCCTGGCACTGGCTGCAACTCTTCTCCAAAgaagcaataattttttttttttttttcagaatacaGTGAGAAATTACTCATATTCTACGGCAGAGTTTAATCTATTCCTGCAGCAGAATCACAATCTCCCACCGATGAGAATTTTAACCTAAATGCAATTTTGCCCTGGGCTGTACTTTCGGTATATTTTGGCAGGGGACACGCAAAACATCATTTACTCTAAATGACGTTTCCTTTCTGCCCTCTAACAATCCCCACAGCCTCGGGCAGTGACGGTGACGAGAACCGCAGGTCCTAGGGAGAAGAGGCGGGAGAGGTGGGGGAGGGACGGTGGCGGACACCTGGAAGCGTTGTTACCCCGTGATTAGACCACGCCGCTGTTCCAGAGCGGAAAATCCCCACGGGGACAGCAGCGCGGGTGCTCACCTGCCCGTGCAGCCGCCCCGCCTCGTCCATGCACAGGTACCGGGAGCTCTGCACGCCCTTGATGGCCACGGTGCGCACGGCCACGGCGCGGATCTCCAGCAGACCTGCGGGCAGACagagagaggggacagcagtgtcacccccgcggccccggccctgccccgtccccgtccccatccccgcCGCCGCCACTCACTCTGCGGGCTCTGGCTGCCGGCCGCGTCCACCCGGCCGTCGGCGCCGATACGCAGGAAGCAGCTGAAGAGCCCGTGCTTGCTGGCGGTGTAGAGGTGCCGCAGCCGGATGGGCTCTCCCCAGCCGTAGTTGAGGTGCGGGCCGGCGTCGGGCAGTGGCAGCGGCAgcgcggaggcggcggcggccgccagaGCGAGCAGCGCCAGCGCGGCGGGGCGCAGCCCCATCCCGGCGCGGCGCCTCGGGGCTGTAGCGTGGCCGCAACCGCCCCCCGGCCTTTTATAGCTCGCCGTTATCAGCTCCATCGATCCGGCCGCATCCGATATAGAGCCTATTTCATAGCCGCATCGGTCACTCCCCCGAAAATATTAAGCGGGTGACACCCTAAAGTCGCTTCCTCCGCATCCGCATGTCCGAGCTCTCTGCTCCTGCGAGGCTCCGGCCGCGGTCCCAGGGCACTGCACGTCCAGCAGCCCCGATGTGGCGCCGGGACGGGGACCGGGGGTGGGCGTGTGTGTACCCAGCCCACCCAGTGACAGGAGGctgccccgctccccgccgcggCTCAGCCCCTGCCTTCGCCCTTGCCATTCCTGtatttcatttcccttttcaGAAATCAAAGTGTTGCTGCCTAAACCTGGGTTCGCCTCTCCGGTAGGGGCCGAACGCTGGGGGAATGGGACAGCCGCTCCCGGTCCCGGGCAGCCGGCGGGGCACGGCCGCACACGGCGCTGGTACAGCCCGgcctggccctgcagagcccggTCCGGCCAGGTACCGGCGGCTGCAGGTGTCCCGGCGCGGCTCCCGGCTGGATCCCCGCCCGGCCATCCCCGGCCGTGTCACTAGATGGAGCCTGGCCCCTGGGATGCGGCTGCCTCGCCTCGGGGGAGCCGCTCTGCGGGCGCTCTCCAGCTCCTGTTTGACCCCACTTCTTACAAAGAGACTGGGAGGAAAAAATCCTGGGTGAAATAAAACTGCATCGCCCGATTTAAGCTTCAAACAGAAATTTTCTTCTGGTCTGCACATGGATTTTTTCCACGTGGGCTCCTCCCAGGGAGCTCACTCAGCGAGTGCCCCTGGAAAGAAGACACAcaaatttgggggttttccaCCGTATTTGCATCTCAGACATATTTAAAGGGATTGCTGCCGACTTTTCTGCTGTACATTCAAAGTAATCATTGAAGGAATTTTCTCAGATTCCCAAAAAGAAAACTGGTTAATTTCATAAAgaattccccccccccccccctcccagGACATTAAATGACAATTCAACAAGATATAACCCCACCTCCAGACCATCTTCTCTGAAACACAAAGCTTCAGTTAGATTCCACATactgtttttatattttgctaCTTGTTCACTTTCATCCTTTTGTCCCTGCACTTGCATCTCCCTCCTGCAAACACTCCCACAAAAAACATTTCATCATAAGCAATCTTAGTTCAGTGAGTATGTGCACATAGACAAGCTACACAAAAATTCAGAGGCTTATAGGATGATATCTTGCACTTATTTTCATGTGCAACTTCAGGTGTATTTAACTGGAGTTAACGACATCGATCAGTCGCATTTGGATGATCAGGGTCTTGCATAACAAACTCACTGGGAACAAGGGATTGAATCTGATCAATCACTTCAAAAGCAGCTACTGCTGTTGATTAGCTTTGGGCATGTTTTGGTGATCAGCTTGAAACACCTAGAAAAGAACCTAGTTTTTCCCTACATGATTGCTGAATAATTAATAAGGATTAAGACCACTTTTCGTTCAGGTGTCTCCTGCTGCATCCTCCAAATCATGTGTGGGCCAATTCTGGTCTTCCTTACATCACGGAAGTTCACAGTATTATAAGCCCAGTAAATAATACTAAGGCATGCAAGTCcctaattctttttttcctctgcaatgTTATTACATGGCTGCTACAAAGGCAGTTCCTGCCCAGCAACCCTGGGCCCCACAGCAGTTGTGCATGTAACTCATCCTGGCATTCTTCAAGGTACTGAGCACCCACCACACACGCAGAGGTTATGGTTTGAAATTAATCTGAAGGACTTCTTTAGTTCAAtttttctgtgcatctcagtTAATAGAAGCTGTTTTGTGACCACTGCTTCTGCTATATTCTAGTGGGAACAATAATCATGATCGCAAGTTTTACTTTCTTCATCAAGAATTCAGGCTTCTTTCAAGCAGTAAAGGAATTGATGCTTGGAACTTGTTCATTCATCTCTGTGAGGATCAAAAATTGAGGCAGAAAGGGCAAATCACTTGCACTAAATGATATCTCAAATCAGTGAAAATGGGGCTATAAAGGAGAATTTCCCAGCAATTGATGGAGagcctttaaaaattatttttgttgttgctgttgctgATGTTGCATGGGCTGATGTTATAAAGGGTTCATGTTTAATCaaattgaaacaaaaattaagCCCTTAACTAATCTTTTGGAATGGCCTCTCTTGTTAGGGCAAGgttccaacctaaatgatttgTCCAAGTTCCCCTATAGTCCCTGACAGAGGTAAGTGTCTGCAAACACTTAACTAGACTGAATGGTGCCAATCCTATCACAAAACAGCTGCTGAAGAGATATGGGTTGTATATATCCTGGAAGTGTTCATTTCTTATtgcctctggaaaaaaaaaaaaaaagcctagaTGATTAACTCAGATTCAGGTAACTTATTTTTAGCTAGAAACTAAAGAGAACTTATTTTTAGCTAGAGATAAATGAGCTAGTGAATGTCACTGGATTCAAAATACAAGAGTTGCaacacattattttaatttcagttccTGTCTGTGTCACTGAACTTTATCATTTATTGGTATGTTTTATCAAAGTTCATTAGAAAGACACATGCCTTTGCATGTTCCTACAAATgcatttgcaggaaaaaagaTGTTTGCAGAACAAATGTATTGTAGGGTAAATCCCACATTCACTTCCAATGCTGGACCTGCTTCCTGCAACAAGGAAACCTTGTTTGCTTTTATGAGGATAGGAAAAACAACCAGAAACCCAGGAGGAAAGTCTTATAGAACAAAAATACCTCCTAACCAAACATACACAATTGCAAAAGCATTTTCACCTGTTGCAATGGATCATTTATTACCACTGCACTTTTCCATGTCCCAATGCAATTTCTGCAGAACAAGAAGTCCAGATTTTGGCAATAATGATGTTGAAGTGAATGTGTTTTGGAAGAATAAAATTAGCTATAATTAAAAGTCAAACATCCAGAGATCCCGGAACACAACTAAAAGGCAACAGAGGGCTTGTGCCCTACTGGATAACAATATCATTGAAACcagctgaaaagaaacaaaggaagGTGGCCACAAAAAATGGTGAGGAAATAGGACAAGAAGCCACCCATGAGTCAAAGTTGGTCATAACAGGCTACCTTGTGGTGGAGATCAAAGGAAGAATGATATAGGTGAGTCACTCAAGGCTGAGTGAGGGTCAAAATGTGATAAACTAGAGGTGTTTAGGATGAAGAGATATTTTCTCAATTATGGAACTTTGGAATATCATGGTGAAAGCTTTGGTTGTACGAGTCActgcaggaagaggaaaataCCTCAGAAACATTGAAGATTTTCTGCTTCCTTTGGGCTGTCTTTGGGACCTCCTGCAGATTTTGTAGTTGGGATTACACGAGTGTGATCTAATATTACTTTTGTGAAGAGATCTGTCAGTCTTCCCCCTTTTCTCTGAAGTCAGAGGTGGGAGAATTACAGAGGCTGCAAATACTGAGGGCAGTAAGgttccaggcagggctggagatgTCAGTGCTAATGCTGCCGGTTTCTGGTTTCTGCTGTGGTTCCTGCCAGTCATCCCAGAAgtgacagagaaaagaaaattattttacccATGGCAGAGAGCCAGCAGAGCAGTCCAGCCTTTTCTCTTGCTTCTGGTGGAGAAGAATATGTCAGGAGAATGAGGGAAGGCAGAAGTGAAGACACAGGACACTACGATACGCAGTTACTCGAGCACGAGCTTGTTCTATAAAGAGCCTTatcagcgcagcacaagttaAAAAACCTGCCTAAGAAGGAGAGGTTACTCCACCATATGTCAGGGACTGCTCTGCTTCCCAGCTGCTTCTGCAATCCAAGAGGCATGGAGGTGACAATATTTCTCCCCAGGCTGTGAATGAGTGCAGAATTGAGAttccacagctcctgctgcgcGCGCCCACTGACAGGATGTCACAGGATCGGCAAGCACTCTCTGAGTCTCTCCCCTGATACCACAGTCCGTGGTGAATTTGTAGGATTCAAATGCATCAGAGACTTATACATTTTCCAAATGATCCACTTCCAGAGGGGTTCTGCTTCTAAAACTGCTAAGGAAGGTCAACACGCTGGGGAGGTTGTTGCTACTGCAATTGGTGTGTGTTGTTGCTGGTTCTTTCCAAGGAGCACAGCCAGACAACCAATTTCAAATATCTCTCACCATTCTGCTATCTAACACTTCCTCAGCTATTGCTATCAGTCAATGCATTCCGGAGAGCAATACTGAGCCTGGAATCGACTTGGAGCTTACACAGTCAAATGGTATCTTCTGGTCAGGTCTGCTCTAAAGCTCACAAAATTCCCACCAGCTTCAAATGGcctaaatgcttttttttcatcACTGTAAGCCATTATTTCatgttttagaaatattttatccaCTCCAATATTTTCTGTGTGCTATGAAATCCTTCATGATTCCACTATAGAAGAAACCTTACTGATTTTATGGGATCATATTTGGTACTGCGCTTCTCCAGCATTAAACCAACAAAAGCTGtgtttttcttatgttttttttcttatgttttgaGCAGATCTTCGTCCTGCAATAGAAATGAATAATTGCAGGTTTCTTTGCCAACAAATTCCATTTTGATTTCCAGCTTGACCTAAGGAGTAATGCCCCTGGACTTTGTTTACACAATGTGTTTGTGGAAAACATAAGGGAATCTTTTCTAGAAGAGGGTGACTCTAGATCATCAGCTTCTCACTCAAATGTGGTATCCTTGGAGCATTTTCCTGTATTCTTTTCCTGACAGTGACTAAATAATGCTGTCTTTATGACAAGTTCCAGCttcactggaaatatttttcatttattagaCAGAGAACAGGAGAAGAAGATATACCACAAATGCTTCAAACTTGCAAGAGTGCATACTTGGACCTGTGGTCCTGTACAAATACATCTGGACAGAATTGATCAGGTGGTCTTATTCAGCCTGATATAGTGACAATTCCCACAAATCACCCCTGAAGAACATAGGAGGAAGCCAGGATTTGCAAAGACTTTGGCAACAAGACCAATACAGGCCCATTAAAATAAACCTGACCCAGGAATAATTTCACTGAGTGAAATCCGGGATGAATTTGTCCCACAAAGGTCTAACTTTCACTGGAGGTGCATTGTTAAGAGGGACACTGAGCCAGGGGTGCTCATGTGATGATTTTTTGGAAGTCAGAAGAAAGAAGGTATGAAAGGGGTTTAGATCTGCATGTCTGTTTGGTGAGACACTGAATCTCTCCTTTCCCTTGAAGTTAAACCACCTCAGAAATGTGATTGTACCTTTGCTTAAAGGCAGATGTTTTCTCAAAAACACCTATGATAATAATCCTGATTTGTGGTAAAATTGATACTACAAAGTCTTCTAGTCATGAAGAGGGTAATAAATTACATCACTaaagttatttattttgcttatgACTATTTAAGTGGTGTTTTAGCTAGAATCAGTTAGGCTCGACTGAGAAACTGTGGGAGAGTTTTTATGGTTTATGTGATGCCGATAATCAGATCACCCTACAGGGACAGGTTGTCCCTACACAGGTTAGCTCTGGATGCTCAGCCCTGTTAAGACTGAAGGATGTGAAAGGTAATAATCCCTGTCTGGTGAATTCCCACTTTGGATagttgtggcatttattttttttttatttgggctTCAAATACTTGATGACGATCAGAGAAAAATGAGTGTATGCTGAACACATTACAACAATTTCCCATATTGTGAAGTAAAAGAGGTAGAAAGGGAGTTAAGGAAGCCAGCTAAGATTCGGGTTTTTCTTGCTGTCGTGTATTTCATGCTACACGGCGGCTTATCACTACTAAGAACTGCAAGGCACCAACAGAACTGTATAAATTGTTAAGAGATGTAAATGATTATCAAATTCAGCCCACAAGTGCTTATTCACCTGCTGTCATCACCTTTGATTATGATGATACTGCAGGAAGGACTGAAATGGTAAAGCCTTTTATGAAACAGTCTGAACAAATATAAACCTGAAAACTGGTACAAAGTTTCCTAATCATTTAAGACTGTTAATATTTTGCACACAGACATATCCTCAGCATCTGGAAAGCAAAATGATTCATCTGAGTCAACAGATATCTAACCTTTCACTTTAGCTCATACCATAGGCCTAAAGCCCTGGAGGAATAtcttagaaaaaataaaattctcatGCAACTCCTCCAAAATCTGTTTAGTACATGGAATTACATCACCTGGGTTTTAAAAAGTGCAATGATATCTTGCCTCCTTTCTCACAAGACCCCCAGACTCAGTCCTTAACATTGGTGACAACCATGTAGGAAGTTTTACAATGGCTTTGCTCAAGAGAGAGGAAGATTATTAATAAATTAGTCTTCCTCTTGGAGATCATGGGAAGTAATTTTCATCTGAAATGAAGCCTAAAGCATAGCCTGGGTGTAGCTGCACAATTTGTTATGAACTGGGAAACCAAGTAACTTTCTCTGATGTTCCTTATTGCAACTGGTCCCCTTTGCTGCCACCAAACATGGCTGTGGGACATTTAGGGTCAAGAACTGAAGGGCAAAGGTTACTGAAGCATCCTGCCAATGCAGCTAAAAGTGACCTTTAGCTGACAAAGCAGAAGTAACACGGGATCTAAAATAATGGTATTCAAATAGCCAGTCCATGCAAAACATTGCATTTGGATTGATCCTAATCAGCCATAATTTCCTACTTTAATGGCCAATTAAAAGGCCATTTGAAAGTAAGAGAAGCAGAACAAATCAGCATGGAAAGAGCCTGCATGGTCTTTAGAAAGTAATTCAAGTTTACTTAGGTTTTACACATCTCACTAGTGAGGAAAGGAGCGAGTAATGGATGTCTTACTCCAAAAGTAGTTCAGCTTCATTAAATAACGTGTTTCAGCAAGAGATAAAATCTGAAACACCACTGGAAAGTAAAATGAAATAGCTACATTACCACAAAGTATTTATCTACCTAAACATCACAAATATTGGAAGGAATATAGAATCCTCCGCTATCTAGCTATTGTTTGTTATGTACATTGACTTGCTATAAGAAGCAGAATTAAactcaattttttttgtgtgtatttagAACTGTGATCAGACATATAACAGTCAGAACAATTCTATtgccaaatatttttatgtcaAATGCAtctttgatttgttttcctttttctggaaACAAAACTCCTTGAACATTTCAAGCTGAAAGTGAGAGCCCCATTGCCTCTAGTTCTTTCATGtctggaggcagcaggaagGTCCTTGAATGACCAGAGAGCAGAGAGCCTTCAGTTGCTGAAGTGAGGATTGAATGATTAATCAGTGTCATCAAAGCAGAGAGATGTGCTGAGGATGGAAAGGTGGAGTCCATGGTGGCTCTTTCACATGGCTCAGTGTGCAGTTCATACACTCTGGATAGTGGATCTGTGGATTTGGGCATTCCTTTTGCCAAGGGGGCTGTAAAGACAGtcacacaccacacacacacacacacacacacacacacacacacacttcccCCAGTTAATTCAGAATTTAACCTGGTTCAGAACATttccagagcagggcaggaatcCTCTCCCTGTGTGGGCACCAAGGTTTCAATCAATAGTAAAGGCTCCCTGAGACCTGTCTATTGCTCTTTATCAGAGGCCTCCAGCAGATAAAGCCTGTCACAAAACAGCTACTGATCGCTGCCACTGCAGCCTCGCTGCAAGGCAGGAGATGCCCTTTTTCCCATTGCCTGGACTAACAGGACACAGATTGCCACCAGTGTGGTTTGGACTCAGCCAGGCTGTTCCATCAGCTGTATAACAGAAGGAAGGGAGTAGTCAATACTAATGACATCGAGAGCAGCAGAACTGTGATGTGACTGAGCCCTGCACAAACCTTTTCAATTCATGGCTCCAGTGGCAATACCAGCACCTTTCTCAGAAGACAGTGGTCCCCAAATTTATGAGTTTTTCTCACACACACAGGCAGCAATGACAACCCTTTGCACAGCAAGTAGCAGATATAAAACCCACTGATTAATCATTCAACCCTCACTCCAACTGCCTGACTTATGTTCCCTGTAGAGCTgcaatttaaattaatatttgtaGTTTAGTTCTGTTGAGGCTTCATGAGAATGAAGGCTCCATATTTCCTCATATCTCTATGAGCATGAAAAAAAGCACAACGATGTCATGTTTTCCCTTCCTCACATAACAAGATGCACAAGGAGTGGATTTTGTAGTCCCCCCGGCTGCATTTATTCCTCTGGAGAGTCTTGCTCCCTTTACAGCTGTGGACACACATGGCTTTTCCAGTTTCAGATCAATGAGCCACCCAGCAAAGAGTACAGAGTTGGCAGGTCCTCGGCATTCATCTGAATGAAATGAAAGGGAGCTCAGTTCTTTGCTCCAGTTTTCTGTCACTCCATTGTGATTCAAGAAAATGAACCAAAGAGAAAAGCGATCAATCCATAAACTCATGAAGCCTCAGTCTCCAGCTGTCATCAGCTTTGAGCCCCCTCCACTGATCTTATCTGTTGCAGAGTGATTGAAAGTAATTTGTTTTGGTTGAAAGTAATTTGTTTTGGAGAGTAATTAGATTATCTCTTGGAGGGCTTCCTACCTGGTGACCCAGTGTTTCTCCTTTGCTGGCTGCTCATTAACATCAATTACCATAGAGACACTCTTCAAAGGAAGTCTTGCATGGCCCAGGGTGGGGAACCTATTAAGAAATATGCTTCTCATTCCTGCTAGGAGATAATAAACCTTCTGGTGTCACACAATTATTTGTGGGTCAGACACATATGATCCCACTTGGGCTTAAACCTTCCTTTTGCCATACGGTGTGAAATGTTTAGCAATTAGGAAATGAGCTGGATCTCTCTATAATGGTGTATATTTAATAGAACAGGCTCACGTAATATCTGGGAACATTTCCTGACTCTGGATGAATATCCCACACTCGCAGAGGTACTGGGACATCAACTAAAGTTCACATCTGTAGGGGAAATTGCATAGAGGCTCAAAAGTTCATACTCTGATTCTTGTACCCAGAATCACCTCTTTTTAACTGAGACAATTTATATGGTTATGTAAATGACACAGCACTGACAAGCATCATCATAAAAACAGTaactattattttttcctgcaaaaatgTGGGTGCCAAATGAGTCGTTGCCTGACTGGGACATTTACTGGTAGTGATTGCATCATTACTACTGTTCTATCCAACAGAACAACACAAAATAAAGAACCATTGTGATCCACCTTTTGGACCGGGTCTCTTTTCAGGCACAGCAAGTCTGATTAATAAATGGTCTAGGTTATGCCTTCATTTACCAGTATTCAATCCAAAATTTTCTCTTGTTGCATCTGatttctgtgctgctcaggaagtagaaaaaaaatatagaggGAGCAGAAATTATCTCTAAAGATAACATTGGCTCGTGTAGATGTTGTGTAGAGGTCCCAGAGTCACTGAAAGCCCCGGGCTGGCCCTGGGCATGCAGGATGATCTGGGATTGACCACAAGGAAGCTGGGGGAGAAACGAGGCAAGAACATCCTTGTCGTGCAGCTCATGGTTGCCTGGTCCATAGGGAGAGGAGTTAAAGTTGGGGCAGCCTGAGTCATAGTGGCTGGGAATCATCACCGATGCCTGTAGTCATCAACCCCCACCCTTTTGGATGATCCTGGTTCTCGAGGTTTAACTCCTTACTACAAGTCCTTTAAATGGCTTTTCTGAAGAGCTGCTAAATGCTAATGTCTGAAGTAAAtaactgcttcttttttttttttttttcatttgtcttgtTTGAGTAATTAGGTCATTATATCTGAAAGTGATTGTTTCATGCCAACCGTGAGTGAATAATGAAGACCTTTGATGAATCCAGCGAGCAGCATGTAAATGTGGGGAAGAAATGCAGAGGCAAAGGAATGACCTTTCTGGAACAGGATTTCTCCTCACGCCACCATTTTTATCCACATTAAAGTCAGTTACTGCATTTACTTTTTCCTGCTGTGTGTATTCTTCAGTGCttccttttcctaataaaatgCACGTTGTCCAGAGGGTTTGCAATGTTCTTTAAATGGCTACTGCTGGCTTGTTTGTGAGTCAGCCATTGGCTGCTTGTATACAGCTAAATGTTTCCTCTTTCCACAGCTTTCAAGGAATGCTTAGAACTCCAATATTTCATCAGATTGCATTTATATGTTGATATAAATGCTGAGCTATAAGTGATCTCTAGCCACCTCTCCAGATCCTAACCATGGAGAtgaatggaggaaaaaaagtaaactgACTTTATTACTCATTCGAGTGgtagttaaaaaataaaacacaaggaccaaatatggaaaataaataaccTTTTGCTTCTCAGGACTGATCCGCACAGGTAAGGGTGGATTGATTTATTCCAGTTAGCAGCTCATGTGAGTGACTGTAGGGTGTCTCTCTACAGCACAGTGAAATTagactttttttctgtgcagcagaaaacaaaaggtCTGTTTTGGCATCATTTAAGCTGGAGTCAAAATAAACGGTTTGAAGGAAAAGACTTCCCTCCTTGCCAAGCTTCAGTTTGTTTTTAGGAGTAAGTGGCATTGGAGCATGGGGACTGAATTCTCTTTGGAATAAAAGTGATTCCAGGCCTGGATTTGTGCTCACTGAGGTCCCCTGACATGGTGTTAGCCGTTCTTGATTCTCTGTTACTGTagtttaagaaagaaaaagtttaaGTTACATAGAGCCACCCATTCACATATGTTTACCCACTGAATTACTGACCATTACAAATGTAATGGCCTAACTATTTTCTCTACACACCCTggagaaaaaatattgtttgtGTGGGTGGCTGATCAGAAACTCTTTAGAAGTGCAGCACAGAgcctttttaaaatgtgcagGTTACTCACCCAAGGCAGAAATGCCAGGATATGAGTAGGAATCCAGTTGTCCAGAAGAGGAGGAAATACCATGTATGTGCACATCCTAAATACAGAAATTTCAGCAGTTTTTCTCTTTGAGACAGGTACCAGTCACAGATGTAGGTTCATGTTGGAAAGTCTCCACTGACTACTGTTTGAACAAGCAATCACATGTTAATTAATTAGTCAAAGCAATCAAATCTCTGTGGGCAATTTACTAAATCCTATTTGTT
This window of the Anomalospiza imberbis isolate Cuckoo-Finch-1a 21T00152 chromosome 6, ASM3175350v1, whole genome shotgun sequence genome carries:
- the FGF19 gene encoding fibroblast growth factor 19, with the protein product MELITASYKRPGGGCGHATAPRRRAGMGLRPAALALLALAAAAASALPLPLPDAGPHLNYGWGEPIRLRHLYTASKHGLFSCFLRIGADGRVDAAGSQSPQSLLEIRAVAVRTVAIKGVQSSRYLCMDEAGRLHGQLRYSIEDCSFEEEIRPDGYNVYRSKKHGISVSLSSAKQRQQFKGKDFLPLSHFLPMINTVPMESADFGEYGDYSQAFEPEAFSSPLETDSMDPFGIASKLSPVKSPSFQN